From Pseudobythopirellula maris:
CTCGCCTCCCCACGGGTCGGAGCCCTGGCCGACCAGCGCGATCGGCAGCGTCACCTTGTTGGTCACGCCGCACATCGTCATCGGGCCGGTTGCCTCGTACAGCGTGCGGCCCTCGTCGTCCGAGCCGATCGTGACCGACTCGCTCTTGAACGTGATCTGCGGGTTCTTTTCGGCGTGGAAGAAGTCGGGGTTCAGCAGGTGCTTGTCGCGGTCGGCGTTGCCGGTGTCGATGCTGCCGACCTCGATCGTCATCGCGAACGAGCACTCCTTCGGGTCGTCGGAGAGCGTGACCGCCCCCTCGGCCTTATCGAACATGCCGTAAGTGAAGCTGAAGCCCATGTGGCTCACGCTGAACACGACCGACGTGTGGGCCGGGTCGACCTGGTAGGTCTGGGCCACGGCCCGAGAAGGCGTCGAGGCGGCGAGGGCCAGAAGCAGGGCGATCATCGCGGCGTTTGGGCGGGGCATGGCGTGGTTCCTGGGAGCGGTGGTTGGCTGTGGCAGGCGGGGGGAACACCGGACGCCGGGCATTCTACCGTCGCGGCGGCCCGCGTCTCAACAACTTCTCGGGGCCACGCGAACAGGGTAGAATCGCACAGACCCGAGCCACGGCCCCGCCGACGGTCCTCACGACGATCGCGGCGCCCTTCTCCCCCGAGCGCAACCCCATGCCCACACCCGCCTTGCTTAGCACGATGACATTGCTGAGCGCGCCCCTCCTGCCGCCGCTGGCCCAGAACGTCCCCCAAGGGCGTTCGATCTTGATGATCTTCATCATCCTGATGCTGATGGCGCTCGTCGTGGCGGGGGCGATCTTCGTCTTCAGCTACGGCAAGCTGTGGCTCCAGGCGATGACCTCCAACGCCCCGGTCAGCCCGCTGACGCTGGTCTTCATGAGCCTGCGGCAGGTGAGCCCACGGACGATCGTCGACGCCCGCATCCAGGCGATGCAGGCCGGTGTGAGCGCCGACTCGAAGGGGATCAGCACCAAGAAGCTCGAGGCGCACTACCTGGCGGGCGGCAACGTGCCGCGCGTGATCAGCGCCATCATCGCCGCCCACCGGGCCGACATCGACTTGGACTTCGACCGCGCGGCGGCGATCGACTTGGCCGGCCGCGACGTCTTGGACGCCGTGAAGACGAGCGTCTACCCCAAGGTGATCGACTGCCCCGACCCGGAGAAGTCGCCCCGCACGACGCTCAGCGCCGTGGCCAAGAACGGCGTCGAAGTGAAGGTCCGCGCCCGCGTCACCGTGCGCACGAATCTCAAGCAGCTGATCGGCGGCGCCACGGAGGAGACGATCATCGCGCGGGTGGGCGAGGGGATCATCACCGCCATCGGCTCGGCCAAGGACGAGTTCGAGGTCGTCGAGAACCCCGACCGCATCTCCAAGGCGGTGCTCGACCGCGGCTTGGACGCGCAAACGGCGTTCGAGATCGTGTCGATCGACATCGCCGACATCGACATCGGCGAGAACATCGGCGCCCGCTTGCAGGTCGACCAAGCCGAGGCCGACACCCGCAAGGCCCAGGCCCTGGCCGAGAAACGCCGCGCCAACGCGATCGCCCACGAGCAAGAGATGAAGGCCGAGGTGGCGCTCAAGCGCGGCGACGTGCTGCTGGCCGAGGCCGACGTGCCACGCGCCATGGCCGAGGCGTTCCGCGGCGGCCGGCTCGTGATCCAAGACCCCGACGCCAGCGGGGTGAAGTGAGCGTGCTTTTCGCTCCCGGACGCCTTGCGTGCTGCTCGGCAGGGTGGTGACTCATTGAAAATTGCAAAGTGCAAATTTTCAATTTCAGATTTGCACTTTGCAATCTGAAATCTCTCCACACCACCGATTGCTCCTGACCCTCTTCCCCCGACCCCGCACTCTTCGTCTATGGCTTCCATCACGTTCTACGGCGCCGCGCGCACCGTCACCGGCTCCAAGTACTTGCTCGAAGCGGGCGGCTCGCGGGTGCTCATCGACTGCGGCATGTTCCAAGGCCTCAAGCGGCTGAGGCAGATGAACTGGGCCGGCACGCCGTTCGAGGCCTCGGAGGTCGACGCCGTGCTGCTCACGCACGCCCACCTCGACCACGTCGGCTACCTGCCGCGTGTGGTGAAGGAGGGCTACCACGGGCCGGTCTACTGCACCGGCGCCACGGCCCAACTGGCAGAGCTGATCATGCTCGACTCGGCGAAGATCCAGGAGTACGACGCCAAGTACGCCAACAAGAAAGGCTACTCGAAGCACAAGCCGGCGTTGCCGCTGTACGAGGGCCGCGACGTCCTGGAGACGGTCAAGCTCATCGAGGAGCGCTCGCGCGGCAAGTGGCACAACGCCGCCGGGCCGATCTGGTTCCGCTACCAAGACGCCGGCCACCTGCTGGGGAGCAGCTCGATCGAGGTCGAGATCCGAGAGGCCAAAACGACTCGTTTGCTGTTCTCGGGCGACGTCGGCCGCTACGACGGCCCGCTCTACCACGACCCCCAGCCCGCCGTCGAGTGCGACTACCTGGTGTGCGAGAGCACCTACGGCAACCGCGAGCACCCGGAGGGCGACCTGCTGGAGTCGCTCCGCGAGGTGATGAAGCGCTCGCTCGCCCGCGGCGGGGCGGTGCTGATGGCGTCGTTCGCCGTGGGCCGCTCGCAGCAGTTCATTTACTTGCTGCAGCTGCTCAAGTGCGACCCGTCGCTGCCCGACTTCCCGATCTACCTCGACAGCCCGATGGCGTGCCACGCCAACGACATCTACGCCGCGCACCTCGAAGACCACGACCTCAGCGAGGGCGAGCTGTGCGGCGACCGGCCCGTGCTGGGCGGCCCGGCCGTGCACCTCTGCCGCAGCGCGGACGAGTCGAAGGCGCTCAACCACGTAAAGGGCCCGGCCGTGATCATCAGCTCGAGCGGCATGATGACCGCCGGCCGCATCCTGCACCACCTCAAGCACCGCCTGCCCGACCCGGCGACCACGATCGTGTTGGGCGGCTACATGGCCGAGGGGACCCGCGGCCGGTCGATCGAAGACGGCTCGAAAACCGTGCGGATCCACGGTCAAGACATCACCAACCGCGCGGCGATCGAGAAAGTGCCCGGCCTGTCGGGCCACGCCGACCGCTCGGGCCTCTTGCAATGGAGCGGGGCGATCAAGACAGCGCCCAAGCGGACGTTCCTCACCCACGGCGAGCCGGACTCGATGGACGCGTTCGCCGCGACGCTCAATTCGGATCGCGGCTGGGACGTGGCGTGTCCTGAGATCGGCGAGCGCTGCGAACTGGACTGAGAGCAGTTGGCGGCACGGCTTGAAAGGGCGTGGGGCGTCAGAGCGTGATTCGCCACGCCCTTTCAGGACGTGCCACGCGACCGCAACTTCTGGATGTGACTCAGGCAGATGCATCGACTACGATGCGTGCCTACACGCGGAAATTGCTCGCTCACTTGGTCCCGTCTGCAACGGAATCTATCGGATGACGCTAAGCTCCAAATACCTAGCAAGTCTAGCTGCATTTTCAGTCTTCGGCTCTTGCGTGTTTCTAAACCTCGACGGCTACCAAATCCACCTTTACTCCCCCTGGGGGCAAGGCGAGGTCACGGCGGAGCCTCCGAGCATCAACTGGGTTCATGGGTGGCCTGTTGGCTGTACTGTCCGTTCAAGCATCTATTCTGTCAACGCAGGCATGGGCGTGCCAGTGGCTAGTTTCACTGGAGATGCAGGGTCTTACTCACGTTGGCCGCTCGACAACTCACCGGCCTTCGTTCACAGCACTGCGGCCATGGTCGCAAACATTGTCTTTCTCGTTCTGGCCGTGCTGAGCACATTTATTGGTGCCGGGCGACTAGCAGACCGGTACGGTTGGCGGTTGAGATTCTCTACGCGAGTGCTGCTTCTGGTGATGACCATCGCATCTATCGGCGTTGTATTTCGTAACTACTTATTCGGTAGTCGAATGATTCTTGAAGCTGTTGCCGTCATGGTTGTCTTCATGGGCATTTGCCTTTGGGTCACAGCGATTGCTATAGAGCGGTTTTCGAATTGGTGTGGACGAGCGGGGAAGCGATTGGGGTCGTGGCGAGGAAGCCGAAGCAGGCAATGCGGTGCATTGTCGATGCAGGCTGACGAAGCAATGACGCCGATCGCGAGCCGAGCGTCTACACCAATGAGCAAACCGCTCTAGGCAATCCGAAGATCTCTCATCGCATTTATGGCAGTTATCGGCGTAAACTGCGACTCCGCCCAACTGACAAATGAGGCGTCGTCCTCGGCGTCGAACCGCTCTCAGCTACATACGTCGGCCTGAAACTTCAACGCTGATTCGGTCCATCCACATATGTGCAAAGGGGTCGGCGTCAAGAGCCTCGTTGCGATTCTCCAAGAAGCCCTTCCTGGGAAACCTGAACGGCGAGCCCGACTCGATGGACGCCCTGGCCGAGACGCTCCGCACGGAGCGCGGCTGGGACGTGCGCTGCCCCGAGCTGGGCGAGCGCTGCGAGCTGGAGTAGAATAGACCCGTATCCCAAGTTGATCCCCATTCTGTGACGCGAGATACGCATGCTACGGGTGAAGATCACATGCTATGTCTTGCTCATGGGCGTCGCGGTATGGATTGGCTCAAGAGAGACATTCGGCAAGATCTGGGTCGATGGTTTCGGCGCGGTCAATGGGATCGATGCCTTGCTTATGGCAAGCTTAGCTTGGTTTGCCGTTATGATCGTCCGGTCGGCGATCCACGATTGGAGCACGCACACTCACAAGAGTTGACGCCGCGCGAGCTTGTCCCGGACCGAGATCTTCTGGACCTGTGCGCTGCCCCGAAATGGGCAAGCGCTGCGAGCTCGACTCAAGCGGCCGAAGGCCGCGCGCGTATCCCCCTCCCCCAAGGGGGGAGGCCGCTTTAGCTAGCACTGGGGGGAGGGGGTCGGGTCTGAATCGGCTACGTCTCTCACCTGTGCCGTATCGTTCATAACCCGTTTGAACGCGAAAAGTCCCTATGCAAGCTATCGATCCCGCATCATGAACAAAGAAGCTCACCAGAAAATCATTGATCAGGGGCGAGGGTTTATCGATCTAGTGCTGGAGCCTCATGGGTTCACTTACGAGGTGCTCGATTGCGGCAACTCTTCCGGCGGCTACTTCACACAAGCCGCCTTTACTCGACCAGATCGTAGGCTCACTTTTTCTTACCGGTGGGCAATTGGCTGTGCCGTCTACCATTGCCAGGGCGAATCGACGTCACACGAAGCCTTGATGGAATATCTGGGCGTAGACCGACAGAGCGCGTATGTCTGGTTTGATCGCTCCGACCCGATGAGTGGATTTCAATCGCTTGCCAAAGACATTAGTGCTTACTTGCAGAGTTTCCTTACAGGCAGCGCTGATGATTTCACAAAGCTCATTCGCGAGTGCATGGAAAACAGGAAGCCGAACGGTTGACTAAGTGTGAAGTGTGTGCACGGAAAAAGTGAAGGTGCTTTTCAAGCACTGGTGAGAGACGTAGCCGATTCAGGCCCGACCCCCTCCCCCCAGTGCTAGCTAAAGTGGCCTCCCCCCTTGGGGGAGGGGGATACGCGCTACTTCAAGTAATACCGCACCGGCTCGCCGGGCGCCTCGACGCAGATCTCCAGGTGCCGCTTCACCGGCGACGCCTCGACCTTCTGCATCAGCACGTTCTCGACCTGGAAGATGCCCGAGTAGTCGTGCATGCAGGCGGTGATCAGCACCGGCTTGGTGGCGCCGCGTTCGATGCGCACCTTGTCGATCGCGTCGGCCGACAGCTTGTGCATGTCGCCCACGGCCGGCTCGGTGTGGAACTGGCCCACCAGCCGCGAGCGCCCCGAGGTCATGTCCGTGCCGTCGGCCACGAGCAGGACGCCAGCCTCGACCGAGTGGATCCGCTCGTGCCCCATGTGGCCGACGATCGCCTCGCGCACCAGCGAGCGGACCATCCACTGGCTGGCGATGTCGTCGGGGAAGAGCTTGGGCAGGTAGCGGTCGAGGAACCGGTCGGCCATCGCGGCGGAGTGCCACTCGTGGCTCTGCCGCGCGACGCCCATCCCCACGTCGTGCAGCAGCCCGGCGAGCACGAGCGCGATCTCGGCGTGCAAGACCGTGCCCGCCTCTTCGACCACGACCGACGGCTGCACGCCGCCGTCCAAGAGCCGGTGCAAGATCCGCAGGCTGTTGAGCGCGACGATGCGCATGTGGACCGGCCCGTGGTCGTTGTGCCGCATCCGCCGCACGGCGACCGAGTTGGCCCACTTCTGCATGACTTGCAGCTCGGGGTCGGTGAGGATCTCTCGGAGCAACGGCGTCCAGCGGTCTTGCGACTCCTCGATCAGCTGCTCGTCGAGCCGCTTGGCGGTCGAGCCGTACTTCTTGGGGTCGAAGGGCGAGCCCTCAAGCTCGGGGCGTTCGTCCATTAGGGTCGTTTCCGTCGGAATCATAGGGAACGGGGTTGGCCTGTCGGCCGGGCCGGTATTCTAAAGGCTAGCACGCGCGAGATCAGCGCCGGTCGGGGGAGTGGTCCGAATCGCATGGGGCCCAATACTCTGAATGACCAATGACCAAGCCCCAATGACCAATCAGGGCAGGAATCAACGATCATTGGTCATTGGGGCTTGGTCATTGGTCATTCCCGTGCGGCCCGGGACCAAACGCTCCCCAAACGCCGGTCGTCTTCTCAGCGGGGGCGCCTTAAAGTGGACGTTCCGAGCCCATACGAACGAGCTATGGCGCCCGAGCCGCGACCGTCAGGAAACGACCAATCGGCTGGCTGGGCCAACCGGTCGCTCCCTGACGGTCGCGGCTCAGCCCCCCACGAACCACCAATCACTCTTCCAGGCGCCAGATTCACCCATGGCCAACAAGCCCGACAAAGCCGTCTCCGATCCCGCCAAGAAGGACCCCGAGCCGCTCGACGTGGCCGAGGGCTTCTCGCTCGACGCCCACCACCCGGCGCTGCCGCCCGAGGTCGAGGCCAACCGGCAGGCGATCCTCAGCTCGCCGAGCTACCTGCTGGCCGAGCGCGACACGGCGTGGCTCAAGGAGGCCGAGATGCGGCCCGTGCGCATGCAGCTCGAGCTGCAGAAGACCGAGCTGCTGCTGCGGCGCCACAACATCGGATCCACGGTGGTGGTGTTCGGCGGCACGCAGATCGTGCCCCACGACGAGGCCGAGGCGAACCTCGCCCAGGCGCAGGCGGCCCACAAGGCGTCGCCCGACGACAAGCATTTAGCCCGCGCCTTGTTTCGCGCCCAGCAGAAGCTCGAGAACAGCGACTACTACGAGCAGACGCGCGAGTTCGCCAAATTGGTTTCTTCGCGTTGCCAGATCGACGGCAAGTGCGAGTTCGTCATCACCACCGGCGGCGGCCCCGGCGTGATGGAGGCCGCCAACCGCGGCGCGTTCGAGATCGGCGCCAAGTCGATCGGTCTGAACATCGAGCTGCCGCACGAGCAGGAGCCGAACCCCTACATCACGCCCGAGCTCTGCTTCCAGTTCCATTACTTCGCGATGCGGAAGTTCCACTTCATCCTGCGCGCGGCGGCGTTGGTGGTCTTCCCCGGCGGCTTCGGCACCTTGGACGAGCTGTTCAACACGCTCTGCCTTCGCCAGACCGGCCGCATGCAAGCGATCCCGATCATCCTGTACGGCCGCAAGTACTGGGAGGGCGTGATCAACTTCCGCACGCTGGCCGACGAGGGGGTGATCGCCGACGAGCACATGGAGCTGATCGACTACGCCGAGACGCCGCAGGAGGCTTGGGAGATTATTGCGAAGTTCCACGGCGTGGCGTGAAGCCACGGCCCGCGCTCTCTTCGAAATGTTGCACCGCTTAGGCACAAGGATTACGCTGCTGAATGCTCCCCCGACGGTCACTTGTCCGTCACGCTTAGCCGCTACACAAACCGAGGTAGGTCTCATGTTCCGCGTGTTGTTTGCAGCGGTGTGGTTCCTGGTGGCGTGTGGGGGTGAGACGCTCGCCTCTCAGATCTGGGGGACCGATTTTGGCTCGCGCGGCACGAGCCACTCGGCTAAGCAGGTCGACCACGCCACCGGCGACGTGCTGCGGATCGTCACCGTGCCCGGCGATGTTTACGTCCAAGCGGTGCGAGACCTCGCCTCGGACCCGGCGCGGACCCCCGGCGTGATCTGGTCGGTCCACACTGGGTTTCTTGCGGGCAACGTGCTCGTGGAGTTCGATCCTAACCGGGCGAAACAGCTGAGCGTTGTCGCAATCGACGCGGACGAGACCATCCTGAGCCTGGCCATCGATCCGCTGACCGGCCGCTTCTACGGCGCCTCGTCGCTGAACCTGTACGAGATCCAGCCCACGACCGGCGTCGCGCAAGCGATCGGCGCCACCCAGGCCGACGTCTCGATCGGTCTGGGCTTCGGGCTCGACGGCGTGCTGTACGGCATCGACTCTCTGCAGAGGCTGATGACCGTCGACACCACGAGCGGCGCGACGACTCTTGTCGCCGAGCTCACAGGCGGCACATTGACGGACCTCGCCGCGCGCCCTGAAGACGGCGTGCTGTACGGCCTCGGGACGAACAGCCAGTCGTACTCGCTGTTCACGATCGACCCGGCCACGGCCGAGGCGACCTGGGTTGGACAATCGGTCGGGCGCAACAGTGGAATCGCCTTCACCGGCGTGCCGGAGCCGGGCGCCGTGGCGATCGCGGCCGTCGCCGCCGTGGGGATGCTCGGTCGCTTTCGCGGGCGCCGCGATCGGCGCCCGGCGGCGCTTTCGTTCGAGCGACGGGCGCGCCGGGCATAGATTCCGGTCACGGTTCAATCCGTGACGCTTCCCATCCGTTTGCTTCGCCGCTCGCTGGGGGCGCTGATGCGCCGAACAAACATGGGGGTGATGTGGCGTGAGCGCTTGCGTTTCGGCATATCCAACCTTTTCACTTGTTTGCTTACGCGTGCGATGCGTGATACGATCCCGACGCAGGGGCAAGCCGCTTAGAAAAGGAACTGTCTAATGCTCCGCAGCCTGTTTGTTGGGATCGCTCTCTGCGTTTTTCTATTGCTCGGCTCTTCGAGCCACGCATCGCAGTTGTGGGGAGGTCGAGGACCAATCAGGGTTGATCCCCACTCCGGCGCCACGCTGGGCGCCGTTGGCGGCTTCAACACCAATTGGCTCGACGCCGCCTCCGACCCGGTCCGCTCGCCGGCAACCTTTTGGGGGATCGATTACGTCGAGAATCGACTCGAAGAGTACGACCCCAATCGAGACAAGCTGCTGAGGACGATCGACGCGGACGACGCCGATCCTATCAGGTCCATCGCGATCGATCCGTCGAGCGGGCTGCTCTACGCGGCTTCGGAGACGACTCTCTACCGATTCGATCTCGGCACGGGCATGCAAGAAACCGTCGGCGCGCTGAGCAGCGATGTGACCAAGTCGATCGGCTTCAGCGCCGGAGGCGAGCTGTACGGATTCACGAGCGGGAACCAGCTCGTTGCGATCGACAAGTCGACGTCGATCGCCTCGAGCGTGGCGACGCTCGGCTTGCGACGGGTCGAAGACTTTGCCGCCCGTCCTGAAGACGGCGTCGTCTACGGGATCGCCTACACCGACCTCAGCTACCAACTCGTGACGATCGACCTCGCGGCTGGCGACTTCGAGTACGTGGGGCCTTCGATCGTCCGCCCCAGCTACCTGGCGTTTGTTGGCGTGCCCGAGCCAGCTGCTGTGTCGCTTCTGCTCGGCTTGGCCGGTGGCGTGCTGCTGGTCCGCCGGCCTTGAGTGCGACGCAGACCTGGTGCGGCCAACTCCTGCCACCGCCCCTCAACCGGTGGTTGCTTGTCGCCGCGCGCCATTTCAGAATGGCGAGCGACAACTCTCTGCGGCAGGCGATCCTTCTTCCTGTTGAGCTATCCCTATGAAGCGTTGCTTGGTTGCGTTTCTCTTGTTTTGCGGGCCGCTCGTGGCCGGCGCCGAGCCGATCACGGTCGCCATCTACGACCACTCCGACGGCTCGTCGAAGGGCCCCAAGAACCTGGCCGCCATCCTCACGCCCGAGGCGGGCTTCGCCTGCGAGCGTGTCTCACCGCAAGCGATCCGCGACGGCGCGCTCGACGGCCGCGACGTGGTGATCGTGCCGGGCGGCTCGGGCAGCAAGCAATCGAAGATGCTCGAGGGCGCCGGACTCGACAAGATCCGCGGCTTCGTCGAGGCGGGCGGCGGCTACGTCGGCATCTGCGCCGGCTCGTACCTCGCCTCGAGCGAGTACGACTGGTCGCTGCGGTTGATCAACACACGCGTGCTCGACCGCAAGCACTGGGCTCGCGGCACGGGCATGGTCACGCTCGCCCTGTCGGAGCGCGGCAAGCAGTTGCTGGCGGCCGACGCCGACAAGATCGACGTCTATTACGGCCAGGGGCCGCTGCTGGCGCTCGCCATCGAACCGGGCCTGCCCGCTTACGAGCCGCTCGCGCTGTACGACACGGAGATCGCCAAGAAGGGAGCGCCCGAAGGGGTGATGCGCGGAACGACGGCGATCGCCAGTGCTCCGTACGGCGAGGGCCGTGTGATCTGCTTCAGCCCGCACCCGGAAAAGGCCGCCGGGCCGAATGGGCTGATCCTGGCCGGCGTGCGGTGGGCGGCCAACGAGCCGTGAGCGGCGCGCCCTCGCCCGCCCGCGGCCGCCCGCCTAGAATGCGGGGATGGGCGAACGCACGAATCTTGACTCCCGCCGCCCGTGGGCGGCCTGCGCCCTGGCCGCGCTGTTTGCGATCCTGACGCCGCTCGTGGCGACCGCCGAAGAACCGGCCAACCCGATCGACGCCAACCCGATCGATGGCGCCCGCGCCTTCGGCTACCTCGAAGCGCTCTGCGAGTTCGGCCCGCGCCCGAGCGGCAGCGAGGCGATGCTCGCGCAGCGTGACTACGTCGTCGAGCATTTCGAGTCGCTCGGCGCCGAGGTCGAGCTGCAGAAATTCCGCGCGAAGAACCCGCTCTTCGGTCGCCAGGACGGGCAGCTCCGGCAGGTCCGCATGGCGAACGTCGTCGCCCGCTACCAGCCGGAGAAGAAGGAACGCGTGCTGCTGTGCGCGCACTACGACACCCGGCCGCTGCCGAGCATGGACCCCAACCCGCGTGTCCGCGCTACGGGCCGCTTTATCGGCGCCAACGACGGCGCGAGCGGCACGGCGTTGCTGATGGAGCTCGCGCACCACCTCGAGGAGTACGACGGCCCGATGGGCGTCGACCTCGTGCTGTTCGACGGCGAGGAGCTCGTTTACATCGACCCCACCACGCCGTGGGGCAAGGGCGACCCTTACTTCTTGGGCAGCAACTGGTTCGCGCAGCAATACAAACGCCGCAAAGACAACTCGTGGGATTACCGCTGGGGCGTGCTGCTCGACATGGTCGGCGACAAAGACTTGCAGATCTACCAAGAGGTCCACAGCTTCCGCTGGAAATCGACCCGCCCGCTCGTGCAAGAAATCTGGGGCACGGCGGCGAGGCTCGGCGTGGAGGAGTTCGTCCCCCGCACCAAGCACTTGGTAAAAGACGACCACCTGCCGCTCAACCAGATCGGCAAGATCCCCACGATCGACCTGATCGACTTCGACTACCCGCATTGGCACACCGAGGCCGACACGCCGCGCCAGTGTTCGGGCGAGTCGCTCGCCAAGGTCGGTTGGGTCGTCTGGGAGTGGCTCGGCGAGCTGCGTCCGGCCCCCGCGGAATGACCCCACCATCCCGACCCAATCCCCCCTGTCCTATGCAAGTCGGCGGAGCCCTCATCTCGTTGTTGCTGCTGGGCGTGTCGGGCGCGTTGATCGACTCGCACCTCAGGCAGTGGCGCGCCGTCGTCGCACGGCACGCGTCCGAAGCGACCGAGACGCGGTTCTTCCGCCGCCGCCACCGGCGTCGGCTGACCGCCAGCACGCTGATCGGCGTCGCCGGGGCGATGATCGCCGTTTGGCCGTTGGTGCCGACCACGCCGCTGGCCGTGATCGCTTACCTCGCGCTGCTATCCGCCGCGGCTTCGGTGATCCTGGCGCTCGGGCTGTTCGACGCGGCCGCCTCGGCCAAGTACTATGGCGCGCGCAACCGCAAAGAAGCCGCCGCCGCGATCGACCAGCTCAAACGCCACGCCGACGAGGTCCGCAAGCAACGGACTGACAGCGACGATTAGCACCGAGCGGACGCCCGATCCGATCGGTTCCCACGGAGGGAGTGACCAATGGCCCCAGGTTACGCTGCAACTGACCGCTTGAAATCGACCACGCCATGGACCCCCTGCGTTTCGCAATCGCCGCCGTGCCGCTCGCGGCCTACCTGCTGCTGGTGGGGCTGGTGAACATGCGCCGGCGGCCGATGCTGGTGACCGGCGCCAACGACCTGGCGGCGCTGGGCGCCGCGGCGAGCGGGCTGGCGTTTGTCGGACCGATCGAGCTGTTCCGCCCCGCCGCGGCGACCGAGGCGCTGGGCGACGCGATCTGGGTCACGCTGCTGGTGCTCTACTGGCTGTGGGTGTCGCTCGGCGTGATGCTCGCGCGGCCGCGGCTGGTGGTCTACAACGCCACGAGCGACGAGCTGCGGCCCGCGGTGGCCGAGGCCGTCGCGCAGCTCGACCCCACCGCGCGGTGGGC
This genomic window contains:
- a CDS encoding M28 family peptidase; its protein translation is MGERTNLDSRRPWAACALAALFAILTPLVATAEEPANPIDANPIDGARAFGYLEALCEFGPRPSGSEAMLAQRDYVVEHFESLGAEVELQKFRAKNPLFGRQDGQLRQVRMANVVARYQPEKKERVLLCAHYDTRPLPSMDPNPRVRATGRFIGANDGASGTALLMELAHHLEEYDGPMGVDLVLFDGEELVYIDPTTPWGKGDPYFLGSNWFAQQYKRRKDNSWDYRWGVLLDMVGDKDLQIYQEVHSFRWKSTRPLVQEIWGTAARLGVEEFVPRTKHLVKDDHLPLNQIGKIPTIDLIDFDYPHWHTEADTPRQCSGESLAKVGWVVWEWLGELRPAPAE